From Caloenas nicobarica isolate bCalNic1 chromosome 18, bCalNic1.hap1, whole genome shotgun sequence, a single genomic window includes:
- the RNF222 gene encoding RING finger protein 222: protein MSETSSSKEGLPAECPVCYEKFHPLEAMHRQLSCGHIFCHDCLVKCLLSTKLDGQVQSSIICPICRYVTFLSKKKALWPPKARTNSWTLEMPLSPSSLSHLTKMEANNTLVVPSHFVMPVQSFDRRFSTGSSPMDSPGVPGKLAREVHIFVISDHGMPLVNAECGSLGRRSREETRSSVSSSSALGVKCCQSPIALAVLLILTVAMLAAVLPWLLLVKRDS, encoded by the coding sequence ATGTCTGAGACCTCGTCCAGCAAGGAGGGTCTCCCAGCCGAGTGCCCTGTGTGCTACGAGAAGTTTCACCCGCTGGAGGCCATGCACCGCCAGCTCAGCTGCGGGCACATCTTCTGCCACGACTGCCTGGTGAAGTGTTTGCTCTCCACCAAGCTCGACGGCCAGGTCCAGAGCAGCATCATCTGCCCCATCTGCCGCTACGTGACTTTCCTCAGCAAGAAGAAGGCTCTATGGCCACCCAAGGCACGTACCAACTCCTGGACACTGGAGATGCCTCTGTCACCTTCTTCCTTGTCCCATCTGACCAAAATGGAGGCCAACAACACCTTGGTGGTGCCCAGCCATTTTGTGATGCCGGTGCAGAGCTTTGACCGGCGCTTCAGCACAGGGAGCAGCCCCATGGACTCACCGGGGGTCCCAGGAAAGCTGGCACGGGAAGTCCACATCTTTGTCATCAGCGACCACGGGATGCCACTGGTGAACGCGGAATGCGGCTCCctggggaggagaagcagagaagaaacacGGAGCTCGGTGTCATCCAGCTCGGCCCTGGGGGTGAAATGCTGCCAGTCGCCCATCGCCCTCGCCGTCCTCCTCATCTTGACTGTggccatgctggcagctgtgctcccttggctgctgctggtgaagaggGACTCATAG